Proteins from a genomic interval of Streptomyces sp. NBC_00820:
- a CDS encoding class I SAM-dependent methyltransferase, translated as MPAAPKPEILAAFEAAKGFMPVDEGLALYAAALEAARLGLPLLEVGTYCGRSTVLLADAARESGVTALTVDHHRGSEEQQPGWDYHDPETVDPEIGLMDTLPTFRRTLHKAGLEDHVVALVGRSPQIAAVWNSPLALVFIDGGHTDEHATADYEGWAPHVAEGGLLVVHDVFPHPEDEFTGQAPYRVYLRALESGAFEEESVTGSLRVLRRTGAGA; from the coding sequence ATGCCCGCGGCACCCAAGCCCGAGATCCTGGCCGCGTTCGAGGCGGCGAAGGGGTTCATGCCCGTGGACGAGGGGCTGGCGCTGTACGCGGCCGCGCTGGAGGCGGCGCGACTGGGGCTGCCGCTGCTGGAGGTGGGCACGTACTGCGGTCGCTCGACGGTCCTGCTCGCGGACGCGGCCCGCGAGAGCGGCGTCACCGCGCTGACCGTCGACCACCACCGCGGCAGCGAGGAGCAGCAGCCGGGCTGGGACTACCACGACCCGGAGACGGTCGATCCCGAGATCGGCCTCATGGACACACTGCCGACGTTCCGGCGCACCCTGCACAAGGCGGGCCTGGAGGACCACGTGGTCGCCCTGGTCGGCCGCTCCCCGCAGATCGCCGCGGTCTGGAACTCCCCCCTCGCCCTCGTCTTCATCGACGGCGGCCACACCGACGAGCACGCCACCGCCGACTACGAGGGCTGGGCCCCGCACGTCGCCGAGGGCGGGCTGCTCGTCGTCCACGACGTCTTCCCGCACCCCGAGGACGAGTTCACCGGCCAGGCGCCGTACCGGGTCTACCTGCGGGCGCTGGAGTCCGGGGCGTTCGAGGAGGAGTCGGTGACGGGATCGCTTCGGGTGCTGCGGCGGACAGGAGCGGGAGCGTAG
- a CDS encoding N-acetylmuramoyl-L-alanine amidase, producing the protein MSYVGPDFDPPQPRRPRRALLTVALAALVPGALLGWGVYAAMGGSSGKPDGTGAAGSAGSASTLSRTPSPTSSPPGSSGASGAPHDGGKEPGGSATTSAAAASGPLKGKVVVIDPGHNPGNFEHTAEIARQVDIGNSHKECDTTGTSTDAGYAEARFTLDVAHRLRALLEKQGVTVKLTHDGDSPAWGPCVDERARIGNTARADAAISIHADGSAQGNRGFHVILPGAVHAGGTDTRPIVGPSSDLGARIAGDFLRVTGEPPSNYLGEGTGLVTRTDLGGLNLSTVPKVFIECGNMRDTKDSARLTSGAWRQKAAQGMSEGIVSFLHES; encoded by the coding sequence GTGTCGTACGTAGGCCCTGACTTCGATCCCCCGCAGCCGCGTCGCCCCCGGCGTGCCCTGCTGACCGTGGCGCTCGCCGCGCTGGTGCCCGGCGCTCTGCTCGGCTGGGGGGTGTACGCGGCGATGGGCGGCAGTTCCGGAAAGCCGGACGGCACGGGTGCCGCAGGCTCCGCGGGCTCCGCGTCGACTCTCTCGCGCACCCCGTCGCCGACGTCCTCCCCGCCGGGCTCCTCGGGCGCCTCGGGCGCCCCGCACGACGGCGGCAAGGAGCCGGGCGGGTCGGCGACGACCTCCGCGGCGGCCGCGTCCGGTCCGCTCAAGGGCAAGGTCGTCGTCATCGACCCGGGACACAACCCGGGGAACTTCGAGCACACGGCGGAGATCGCCCGCCAGGTGGACATCGGCAACAGTCACAAGGAGTGCGACACCACCGGGACCTCCACCGACGCCGGTTACGCCGAGGCGCGGTTCACCCTCGATGTCGCCCACCGGCTGCGCGCCCTCCTGGAGAAGCAGGGCGTGACGGTGAAGCTGACCCACGACGGGGACAGTCCGGCCTGGGGCCCGTGCGTCGACGAGCGGGCGCGCATCGGCAACACCGCGCGCGCGGACGCGGCGATCTCCATCCACGCCGACGGTTCGGCGCAGGGCAATCGCGGCTTCCACGTCATCCTTCCGGGAGCGGTGCACGCCGGAGGTACCGACACCCGTCCGATCGTCGGTCCGTCCAGCGACCTCGGGGCGCGCATCGCGGGCGACTTCCTCCGCGTCACGGGAGAACCGCCCTCCAACTACCTGGGCGAGGGCACCGGTCTCGTCACGCGTACGGACCTGGGTGGTCTCAATCTGTCAACGGTTCCCAAGGTGTTCATCGAGTGCGGCAACATGCGCGATACCAAGGACTCGGCACGACTGACCAGTGGGGCGTGGCGGCAGAAGGCGGCGCAGGGAATGTCTGAGGGAATCGTGAGTTTCCTGCACGAGTCGTGA
- a CDS encoding TetR family transcriptional regulator, with amino-acid sequence MPARSKAEPSSVRPPSAPLTERQEARRRRILHASAELACRGGFDAVQMREVAESSQVALGTLYRYFPSKVHLLVATMQDQLEHLHGTLRRRPPTGDSPAERVAETLMRAFRALRRDPQLADAMVRALTFADRSVSAEVDQVSRRTTAIILDATGLTDPTPEQLSAIRVIEHTWHAALITWLSGRASIAQVKTDIETVCRLIDLTAPDTPDRSGPTHR; translated from the coding sequence ATGCCTGCGCGATCCAAGGCGGAACCCAGTAGCGTCCGGCCCCCTTCGGCGCCCCTCACCGAGCGGCAGGAGGCCCGCCGCCGCCGGATCCTGCACGCGAGCGCGGAACTGGCCTGCCGGGGCGGCTTCGACGCCGTGCAGATGCGCGAGGTCGCCGAGTCCTCACAGGTGGCCCTCGGCACGCTGTACCGCTACTTCCCGTCCAAGGTGCATCTGCTGGTCGCCACCATGCAGGACCAGCTGGAGCACCTGCACGGCACCCTGCGCAGACGGCCCCCCACGGGCGACAGCCCCGCCGAGCGGGTCGCCGAGACCCTGATGCGCGCCTTCCGCGCCCTGCGGCGCGACCCCCAACTCGCCGACGCCATGGTCCGCGCCCTCACTTTCGCCGACCGCAGCGTCTCCGCCGAGGTCGACCAGGTCTCGCGCCGGACCACGGCGATCATCCTGGACGCGACGGGCCTGACCGACCCGACCCCCGAGCAGCTCTCGGCGATCCGCGTCATCGAGCACACCTGGCACGCGGCCCTCATCACCTGGCTCTCGGGGCGCGCGTCGATCGCACAGGTGAAGACCGACATCGAGACGGTGTGCCGGCTGATCGACCTGACGGCCCCGGACACCCCGGACCGATCCGGACCGACCCACCGGTGA
- a CDS encoding glycosyltransferase family 4 protein, producing the protein MTAEASQAGPRQDLAADGERPLDIALLTYKGNPFCGGQGVYVRHLSRELVRLGHRVEVIGSQPYPVLDAADGIGDHTGRLSLTELPSLDLYRQPDPFRTPKRDEYRDWVDALEVATMWTGGFPEPLTFSLRARRHLRARRGEFDVVHDNQTLGYGLLGDIGAPLVTTIHHPITVDRQLELDAAETRQRQWSVRRWYAFTRMQKRVSRRLPSVLTVSGSSRQEIVDHLGVREDRVHVVHIGADTGLFAPDPAVAEVPGRIVTTSSADVPLKGLVFLVEALAKVRTERPDAHLVVVGKRPEEGPVAQAIERYGLEGAVDFVKGISDAELVDLIRSAEVACVPSLYEGFSLPAAEAMATATPLVATTGGAIPEVAGRDGETCLAVPPGDAGALAEGLNRLLGDRELRARLGAAGRERVLRHFTWARAAEGTVARYREAIARTPASAGSHGGTPAAARDAGRAAAPASVAGISSESRATC; encoded by the coding sequence GTGACCGCTGAGGCCAGTCAGGCGGGTCCCCGGCAGGACCTCGCCGCCGACGGAGAACGTCCGCTCGACATCGCGCTCCTCACCTACAAAGGGAACCCGTTCTGCGGCGGCCAGGGTGTCTACGTACGCCACCTCTCGCGCGAACTGGTCCGCCTCGGCCACCGGGTCGAGGTCATCGGCTCCCAGCCCTACCCCGTGCTCGACGCGGCCGACGGGATCGGTGACCACACCGGCCGGCTGAGCCTCACCGAACTGCCCAGCCTCGACCTCTACCGCCAGCCCGACCCCTTCCGCACCCCGAAGCGGGACGAGTACCGGGACTGGGTCGACGCGCTGGAAGTGGCGACCATGTGGACCGGGGGCTTTCCCGAGCCGCTGACGTTCTCCCTGCGCGCCCGCCGCCATCTGCGCGCCCGGCGCGGCGAGTTCGACGTCGTGCACGACAACCAGACCCTCGGCTACGGCCTGCTCGGCGACATCGGCGCCCCCCTGGTCACCACGATCCACCACCCCATCACCGTCGACCGGCAGCTGGAGCTGGACGCGGCCGAGACCAGGCAGCGCCAGTGGTCGGTGCGCCGCTGGTACGCGTTCACCCGCATGCAGAAGCGCGTCTCCCGCCGCCTGCCCTCCGTCCTCACGGTCTCCGGCAGTTCCCGTCAGGAGATCGTGGACCACCTCGGCGTCCGCGAGGACCGCGTCCACGTCGTCCACATCGGCGCCGACACCGGCCTCTTCGCGCCGGATCCCGCCGTCGCCGAGGTGCCCGGCCGGATCGTCACCACCTCCAGCGCCGACGTGCCCCTCAAGGGCCTGGTCTTCCTCGTCGAGGCGCTCGCCAAGGTGCGCACCGAGCGCCCGGACGCCCACCTCGTCGTGGTCGGCAAGCGCCCCGAGGAGGGGCCCGTCGCCCAGGCGATCGAGCGCTACGGCCTCGAAGGCGCCGTCGACTTCGTCAAGGGCATCTCCGACGCCGAGCTGGTGGACCTGATCCGCTCGGCCGAGGTCGCCTGCGTGCCCTCGCTGTACGAGGGCTTCTCGCTGCCCGCCGCCGAGGCCATGGCCACCGCCACCCCGCTGGTCGCCACCACCGGCGGCGCGATCCCCGAGGTCGCCGGCCGCGACGGCGAGACCTGTCTGGCCGTACCGCCCGGCGACGCGGGGGCACTGGCCGAGGGACTGAACCGGCTGCTGGGGGACCGCGAGCTGCGCGCCCGGCTGGGCGCGGCGGGCCGCGAGCGGGTGCTGCGGCACTTCACCTGGGCCCGTGCCGCGGAGGGCACCGTGGCCCGCTACCGCGAGGCCATCGCCCGGACCCCCGCTTCGGCGGGCTCGCACGGGGGGACCCCCGCCGCGGCCCGTGACGCCGGCCGCGCCGCGGCCCCGGCGAGTGTTGCAGGCATCTCCTCCGAAAGCAGGGCCACGTGCTGA
- a CDS encoding MFS transporter gives MLEAADVSRVSRPATPAAWLVVALACAGQFLVVLDVSVVNVALPSMRTDLGLSAPGLQWVVNAYAIAFAGFMLLGGRAGDLYGRKRMFLVGLGLFTLASLGGGLAQDGWQLLLARAVQGLGAAVLAPSTLTLVTAAVPEGAARARAIATWTAVGAGGGAAGGVVGGVLVDLLSWRWVLLINVPVGAVLLAGSAFRLAESRAGDRRRLDLPGALLVTAGLATLAYGIVQTEARGWTAAATLVPLLAGVALIGLFLLVEARTAAPLMPLGLLRLRSVASANTAMFVSGSAMFCMWYFLTLYAQNVLGYSPLAAGLALVPSSLAVVTGSKLAPRLMRAAGARTVATSGTLLAAAGFGWQSTMSAHGPYVTGIMLPGILMMLGAGVAGTPLAALATSGAAPGETGLVAGLVNTSRTMGGSLGLAVMSTIAAAGTAGGGGAEALTEGYALAFRTSAALLLGGALLMRAWLPRG, from the coding sequence ATGCTCGAAGCCGCCGACGTCTCCCGAGTGTCCCGCCCCGCCACGCCCGCCGCCTGGCTCGTGGTGGCACTCGCCTGCGCGGGGCAGTTCCTGGTCGTGCTCGACGTGTCGGTGGTGAACGTCGCCCTGCCGTCCATGCGGACCGACCTCGGCCTGAGCGCGCCGGGCCTCCAGTGGGTGGTGAACGCGTACGCCATCGCCTTCGCCGGCTTCATGCTCCTCGGCGGCCGCGCGGGAGACCTCTACGGCCGCAAGCGCATGTTCCTCGTCGGGCTCGGCCTGTTCACGCTGGCCTCGCTGGGCGGCGGGCTCGCCCAGGACGGCTGGCAACTACTGCTGGCGCGGGCCGTGCAGGGGCTGGGCGCGGCGGTGCTGGCACCCTCGACGCTGACCCTGGTGACGGCCGCGGTGCCGGAGGGCGCGGCGCGGGCGCGGGCGATAGCGACCTGGACGGCGGTGGGCGCCGGCGGGGGAGCGGCGGGCGGCGTCGTCGGCGGGGTACTGGTGGACCTGCTGTCCTGGCGATGGGTACTGCTGATCAACGTGCCGGTCGGCGCGGTGCTGCTGGCGGGCTCCGCGTTCCGGCTCGCGGAGAGCCGCGCGGGGGACCGCCGGCGCCTGGACCTGCCGGGCGCGCTGCTGGTGACGGCGGGCCTCGCGACGCTCGCGTACGGCATCGTGCAGACCGAGGCCCGGGGGTGGACGGCCGCGGCCACCCTGGTGCCGTTGCTCGCCGGGGTGGCGCTGATCGGCCTCTTCCTGCTGGTCGAGGCCCGTACGGCGGCCCCCTTGATGCCGCTCGGCCTGCTGCGGCTGCGGTCCGTGGCGTCGGCGAACACGGCCATGTTCGTCTCCGGCTCCGCCATGTTCTGCATGTGGTACTTCCTGACGCTGTACGCCCAGAACGTGCTCGGCTACTCGCCGCTGGCGGCCGGCCTCGCCCTGGTGCCCAGCTCGCTGGCGGTGGTCACGGGCTCCAAGCTGGCGCCGCGGCTGATGCGGGCGGCCGGGGCGCGCACGGTGGCGACGAGCGGCACGCTGCTGGCCGCGGCCGGCTTCGGCTGGCAGTCGACGATGAGCGCGCACGGCCCGTACGTCACCGGGATCATGCTCCCGGGCATCCTGATGATGCTGGGCGCGGGCGTGGCCGGTACCCCGCTGGCGGCCCTGGCCACGTCCGGCGCGGCGCCGGGGGAGACGGGACTGGTGGCGGGACTCGTCAACACCTCGCGCACCATGGGCGGTTCGCTCGGGCTCGCCGTCATGTCGACGATCGCGGCGGCCGGGACGGCCGGCGGTGGCGGCGCCGAAGCGCTGACGGAGGGTTACGCGCTCGCCTTCCGCACCAGCGCCGCGCTGCTGCTGGGCGGGGCGCTGCTGATGCGGGCGTGGCTGCCGCGGGGGTGA
- a CDS encoding DUF5336 domain-containing protein, whose product MNIRSLTRGDGVVTGAAVLLFIASFFDNYSYDVAGAGDLDMPNLWESGPVLLGVVLAGVIGAALVVVSRALPQPRKVAGLDLGQFGVAFAVFAAWCALGNIIDPSGGANNVGSGSSDGPSAGTGLILALVATLLMAAAAIATPLVPALQAALLPAPKPVAPQPYGAQPPQGYGYPGVQPQQPYGAQPQPGQPFGQPAAQGVPAQQPAAAEFSPFWFAVPMTRPLFAEDGAPNPIAELAPGTWYLAVEQRGAALVAQTQDGRRGVLQDTSGIQRG is encoded by the coding sequence GTGAATATCCGCTCCCTCACTAGAGGCGACGGCGTGGTGACCGGGGCAGCGGTATTGCTGTTCATCGCGTCGTTCTTCGACAACTACTCGTACGACGTGGCCGGAGCCGGCGACCTCGACATGCCGAACCTCTGGGAGAGCGGCCCGGTTCTGCTCGGCGTCGTCCTCGCGGGCGTCATCGGAGCGGCACTCGTCGTCGTCAGCCGCGCGCTCCCGCAGCCGCGGAAGGTCGCGGGCCTGGACCTCGGCCAGTTCGGCGTGGCCTTCGCGGTGTTCGCCGCGTGGTGCGCCCTCGGCAACATCATCGACCCGTCCGGCGGCGCGAACAACGTCGGCAGTGGTTCCAGTGACGGTCCGAGCGCCGGCACCGGTCTGATCCTCGCGCTCGTCGCCACCCTGCTGATGGCGGCCGCCGCGATCGCCACCCCGCTGGTCCCGGCCCTGCAGGCCGCACTGCTCCCGGCCCCCAAGCCGGTCGCCCCGCAGCCGTACGGCGCCCAGCCGCCCCAGGGTTACGGCTACCCGGGCGTCCAGCCGCAGCAGCCCTACGGCGCCCAGCCCCAGCCCGGGCAGCCGTTCGGGCAGCCGGCGGCGCAGGGGGTCCCGGCGCAGCAGCCGGCCGCCGCGGAGTTCTCGCCGTTCTGGTTCGCCGTACCGATGACCCGCCCGCTGTTCGCGGAGGACGGTGCGCCGAACCCGATCGCCGAACTGGCGCCCGGCACCTGGTACCTGGCGGTCGAGCAGCGCGGTGCGGCACTGGTGGCCCAGACCCAGGACGGCCGCCGCGGCGTGCTCCAGGACACCTCGGGAATCCAGCGCGGCTGA
- a CDS encoding nuclear transport factor 2 family protein yields the protein MDSLEELLAERACERLVLGFVHRLDLGEPPTVAELFTEDGSWRWPAGRRTVEGRPALRDYFGSRPADRLSRRLMSNVLVTATSPDTAHAVSYFSTYRVDGYDGGMVPAGPPVQVGHYEDAFRRVDGTWLLASRTLHLPFGGPTPGA from the coding sequence ATGGACTCCCTGGAGGAACTTCTCGCCGAGCGTGCCTGTGAGCGTCTGGTTCTCGGCTTCGTCCATCGGCTGGACCTCGGTGAACCGCCCACCGTGGCCGAGCTGTTCACCGAGGACGGCAGTTGGCGGTGGCCCGCGGGCAGGCGGACCGTCGAGGGGCGGCCGGCCTTGCGCGACTACTTCGGTTCCCGGCCCGCCGACCGGCTCTCCCGCCGGCTGATGTCCAACGTCCTCGTCACGGCGACCTCCCCCGACACCGCCCACGCCGTCTCCTACTTCTCGACGTATCGCGTCGACGGTTACGACGGCGGGATGGTCCCGGCGGGGCCGCCCGTCCAGGTCGGCCACTACGAGGACGCCTTCCGGCGGGTGGACGGCACCTGGCTGCTCGCCTCGCGCACGCTCCATCTCCCCTTCGGCGGCCCGACGCCCGGGGCGTAG
- a CDS encoding prenyltransferase/squalene oxidase repeat-containing protein, which translates to MTTPRTDHLVLPGVLTAEEAAATVSGILAHQREDGAIPWFRGHHLDPWDHTEAAMALDAAGEHEAAERAYTWLAAHQNEDGSWHAAYADGAHDDVTDRARESNFVAYIAVGVWHHYLSTGNDRFLDRMWPTVYAAVEWVLRLQQPGGQIGWRRDDDGTPATDALLTGSSSVHHALRCALAIAEQREEPQPDWELAAGALRHAIRRHPERFLDKDRYSMDWYYPVLGGALTGAEAKARIEADWDRFVVPGLGVRCVVPNPWVTGGESSELALALWAVGESDRSLEILQSIQHLRDAESGLYWTGYVFEDEAVWPRELTTWTAGSLLLAVAALGGHDATCAVFGGERLPTGLDPDCCG; encoded by the coding sequence GTGACGACTCCCCGGACAGACCACCTCGTCCTGCCCGGGGTCCTCACCGCCGAGGAGGCCGCCGCGACCGTGAGCGGCATCCTCGCGCATCAGCGTGAGGACGGCGCGATCCCCTGGTTCCGCGGGCACCACCTCGACCCGTGGGACCACACCGAGGCCGCCATGGCCCTGGACGCGGCCGGCGAGCACGAGGCCGCGGAGCGGGCGTACACCTGGCTCGCCGCGCACCAGAACGAGGACGGCTCCTGGCACGCCGCCTACGCCGACGGCGCCCACGACGACGTCACCGACCGCGCCCGCGAGTCCAACTTCGTCGCCTACATAGCCGTCGGCGTCTGGCACCACTACCTGTCCACCGGGAACGACAGGTTCCTGGACCGCATGTGGCCGACCGTCTACGCGGCGGTCGAATGGGTGCTGCGGCTGCAGCAGCCCGGCGGTCAGATCGGCTGGCGCCGTGACGACGACGGCACGCCCGCCACGGACGCCCTGCTCACCGGCAGCTCCTCCGTCCACCACGCCCTGCGCTGCGCGCTCGCCATCGCCGAGCAGCGTGAAGAGCCCCAGCCGGACTGGGAGTTGGCGGCCGGTGCGCTGCGCCACGCGATCCGCCGGCACCCCGAGCGCTTCCTCGACAAGGACCGCTACTCGATGGACTGGTACTACCCGGTCCTCGGCGGCGCCCTGACCGGAGCGGAGGCCAAGGCCCGCATAGAGGCGGACTGGGACCGTTTCGTCGTACCCGGACTGGGCGTGCGCTGTGTCGTGCCCAACCCCTGGGTGACCGGCGGCGAGTCCAGCGAACTCGCGCTGGCGCTGTGGGCGGTGGGCGAGTCCGACCGCTCCCTGGAGATTCTCCAGTCCATCCAGCATCTGCGCGACGCGGAGTCCGGCCTGTACTGGACGGGCTACGTCTTCGAGGACGAGGCCGTCTGGCCCCGCGAACTCACCACCTGGACGGCCGGCTCCCTCCTGCTCGCCGTCGCGGCCCTGGGCGGCCACGACGCCACGTGCGCGGTCTTCGGTGGCGAACGCCTGCCGACCGGACTCGACCCGGACTGCTGCGGCTGA
- a CDS encoding SigE family RNA polymerase sigma factor, with protein sequence MGDRKQARDEEFQSFMVGRWPRLMRTAFLLTGEQHAAEDLVQSTLEQAYAAWRRVGTADDPEAYVRRVMINVHARKHRRRLKEFLAPRDDSGLVHEVPDTGDRIAQADDRSALLKALAQLPARQREAVVLRYWEDLTETQAARAMGCSIGTVKSNAAKGLAKLRAIPGLAEMVTHGGRQ encoded by the coding sequence ATGGGGGATCGGAAGCAGGCTCGCGACGAGGAGTTCCAGAGCTTCATGGTCGGCCGCTGGCCGCGGCTGATGCGTACGGCATTTCTCCTCACGGGGGAGCAGCACGCCGCCGAGGACCTGGTCCAGTCGACCCTCGAACAGGCCTACGCGGCCTGGCGCAGGGTCGGCACGGCCGACGATCCGGAGGCGTACGTACGGCGCGTGATGATCAACGTGCACGCGCGGAAACACAGGAGAAGGCTGAAGGAGTTCCTGGCGCCCCGGGACGATTCGGGTCTGGTGCACGAGGTGCCCGACACGGGAGACCGCATCGCCCAGGCCGACGACCGCAGCGCCCTGCTCAAGGCGCTCGCCCAACTGCCCGCACGGCAGCGGGAGGCGGTGGTCCTGCGCTACTGGGAGGACCTGACGGAGACGCAGGCGGCCCGGGCGATGGGCTGTTCGATCGGCACGGTCAAGAGCAACGCGGCCAAGGGGCTCGCGAAACTGCGTGCCATACCGGGGCTGGCCGAGATGGTGACGCACGGAGGGCGGCAGTGA
- a CDS encoding MFS transporter: MTHTTTDQPTSKAGGAVVPVLAFAGIVVAVMQTLLVPVIKDLPQLLGTAPSNATWVLTSTLLSGAVATPIMGRLGDLFGKRRMLILSLAVMVVGALVSALTSDLLTMIVGRALQGFAMGAIPLGIGLMRDMLPRERLGSAMALMSSSIGVGGGLALPAAAMVAQHTNWHALFYGAAGLGVLAIALTLLVVPESPMRAEGSFDLVGALGLSVGLVLLLLPITKGSDWGWSSGTTLGLFAAAVAVLLLWGLYELRVKAPLVDLRTTARREVLLTNLASIMVGVSFYVVSLVLPQLLQLPKATGYGLGQSMVVAGLCVAPLGLTMMFTAPVYARLSARYGPRTTLITGLMIIAVGYGGGLGLMDAAWQTIITSVILGAGIGLAYSSLPALIVGAVPASETGAANGLNTLMRSIGTSVSSAVIGMVLANTANNVGGLAIPTMHGFHISFLIATAAVAVGLLLAVFLPKGGRPAQHTQLRASSEEDAALERAEEVLRGFRGRVLDADGAPVARAKVTLIDRRGRQAGATLSSENGTYALAVPAEGPYVLAAKAAGHGPLASSATHSGDERAVELDLSLPAGAVTA; this comes from the coding sequence ATGACCCACACGACGACCGATCAACCCACCTCGAAGGCGGGCGGGGCCGTGGTCCCCGTGCTCGCCTTCGCGGGAATCGTGGTCGCGGTGATGCAGACACTGCTCGTGCCGGTCATCAAGGACCTGCCGCAGCTGCTCGGTACCGCGCCCAGCAACGCCACCTGGGTCCTCACCTCGACTCTCCTGTCCGGCGCCGTCGCCACCCCGATCATGGGCCGGCTCGGCGACCTGTTCGGCAAGCGCCGGATGCTGATCCTCAGCCTCGCGGTGATGGTGGTCGGCGCCCTGGTCAGCGCGCTCACGAGCGATCTGCTCACCATGATCGTGGGCCGTGCCCTCCAGGGCTTCGCCATGGGTGCGATACCTCTCGGCATCGGCCTGATGCGGGACATGCTGCCGCGTGAGCGGCTCGGCTCGGCCATGGCCCTGATGAGCTCCTCCATCGGCGTCGGCGGCGGCCTCGCGCTGCCCGCCGCGGCCATGGTCGCGCAGCACACGAACTGGCACGCCCTGTTCTACGGCGCCGCCGGCCTCGGCGTGCTCGCCATCGCCCTCACCCTGCTTGTCGTCCCCGAGTCCCCGATGCGCGCCGAGGGCTCCTTCGACCTGGTCGGCGCGCTCGGCCTGTCGGTCGGTCTGGTGCTGCTCCTGCTGCCCATCACCAAGGGCAGCGACTGGGGCTGGTCGTCCGGCACGACGCTCGGACTGTTCGCCGCGGCCGTGGCCGTGCTCCTGCTGTGGGGCCTGTACGAGCTGCGCGTCAAGGCGCCGCTGGTCGACCTGCGCACCACCGCCCGCCGCGAGGTGCTGCTCACCAACCTCGCCTCGATCATGGTCGGCGTCAGCTTCTACGTCGTCTCGCTCGTCCTGCCCCAGCTGCTCCAGCTGCCGAAGGCGACCGGCTACGGCCTCGGCCAGTCCATGGTCGTCGCGGGCCTGTGCGTGGCCCCGCTGGGTCTGACGATGATGTTCACGGCGCCGGTCTACGCTCGCCTCTCCGCCCGTTACGGCCCGAGGACCACCCTCATCACCGGCCTGATGATCATCGCCGTCGGCTACGGCGGCGGCCTCGGCCTGATGGACGCGGCCTGGCAGACGATCATCACCTCGGTGATCCTCGGCGCCGGCATCGGCCTCGCCTACTCCTCGCTGCCCGCGCTGATCGTCGGCGCGGTCCCCGCCTCCGAGACCGGCGCGGCCAACGGCCTCAACACGCTGATGCGGTCCATCGGCACGTCGGTGTCGAGCGCCGTCATCGGCATGGTGCTGGCCAACACGGCGAACAACGTGGGCGGCCTCGCGATCCCGACCATGCACGGCTTCCACATCTCCTTCCTGATCGCCACGGCCGCCGTCGCCGTGGGTCTGCTGCTCGCGGTGTTCCTGCCCAAGGGGGGACGCCCGGCACAGCACACCCAGCTGCGCGCGAGCAGCGAGGAGGACGCCGCCCTGGAGCGGGCCGAGGAGGTCCTGCGGGGCTTCCGCGGCCGGGTCCTGGACGCCGACGGCGCCCCGGTCGCCCGCGCCAAGGTCACCCTGATCGACCGCCGGGGCCGCCAGGCGGGCGCCACACTCTCCTCGGAGAACGGCACCTACGCCCTCGCGGTCCCGGCGGAGGGTCCGTACGTCCTCGCCGCCAAGGCCGCCGGACACGGTCCGCTGGCCTCCTCGGCGACGCACTCCGGGGACGAGCGAGCGGTGGAACTGGACCTCTCGCTGCCCGCCGGGGCGGTCACCGCGTAA
- a CDS encoding class I SAM-dependent methyltransferase, with product MLTVDFSRFPLAPGDRVLDLGCGAGRHAFECYRRGAQVVALDQNAEEIREVAKWFAAMKEAGEAPEGATATAMEGDALALPFPDESFDVVIISEVMEHIPDDKGVLAEMVRVLRPGGRIAITVPRYGPEKVCWSLSDAYHEVEGGHIRIYKADELLAKIRGAGLKPYGTHHAHALHSPYWWLKCAFGVDNDKALPVRAYHKLLVWDIMKKPLATRVAEQALNPLIGKSFVAYATKPHLPRVAAEPADPTASATSAASGAFEAAK from the coding sequence GTGCTGACCGTCGACTTCTCCCGGTTCCCGCTCGCCCCGGGCGACCGCGTGCTGGACCTCGGCTGCGGGGCCGGCCGGCACGCCTTCGAGTGTTACCGGCGTGGCGCGCAGGTCGTGGCGCTCGACCAGAACGCCGAGGAGATCCGCGAGGTCGCCAAGTGGTTCGCGGCGATGAAGGAGGCCGGGGAGGCCCCGGAGGGCGCCACCGCCACCGCCATGGAGGGCGACGCCCTCGCGCTGCCGTTCCCGGACGAGTCCTTCGACGTCGTCATCATCTCCGAGGTGATGGAGCACATCCCCGACGACAAGGGCGTGCTCGCCGAGATGGTCCGCGTCCTCAGGCCGGGCGGCCGCATCGCCATCACCGTGCCCCGCTACGGCCCCGAGAAGGTCTGCTGGTCGCTGTCCGACGCCTACCACGAGGTCGAGGGCGGCCACATCCGCATCTACAAGGCGGACGAGCTGCTGGCCAAGATCCGCGGCGCGGGCCTGAAGCCGTACGGCACCCATCACGCCCACGCGCTGCACTCGCCGTACTGGTGGCTGAAGTGCGCGTTCGGTGTCGACAACGACAAGGCGCTGCCCGTGCGGGCGTACCACAAGCTCCTGGTCTGGGACATCATGAAGAAGCCGCTCGCGACCCGGGTCGCCGAGCAGGCGCTGAACCCGCTGATCGGCAAGAGCTTCGTGGCGTACGCGACCAAGCCGCATCTGCCGCGCGTGGCCGCGGAGCCGGCCGACCCCACCGCTTCCGCGACGTCGGCCGCTTCCGGCGCCTTCGAGGCCGCCAAGTGA